Within Colias croceus chromosome 10, ilColCroc2.1, the genomic segment ACTTATCTTGTCCCCATATACGGTACCATACCTAATATGTCATGATTTGGGCGGGatgccccccccccccccccttttAAGGTCCTGCTGCCACCAGTGAAAGAAACAGTTTGGCAAACGTTTACAAAcgacatataaaaataaaataactaaaagtCGTCCACACATGcacaaaaaattgttatgttCGAATGTAGACTGTTATGTAGGCAGGGCCTcgatatacaaataataaacactcGCTCGCTAATTCTCTGAccacattattaataattgtataaactataaatctAATGACTGACTAAATACGGCATcgtattttaagattttcaaggtaggtaggtaagcaCTTTAGTCTAGACTTAAGACTAAGACTTTAgacttatattatcatcatgtAGCCGCTAACAAGTTGTGATAGTTTTATATCGAGATCGTTAAGTGCCATTTAGTATTGTGactaataaattgtttaacaACACACAAATTTCATATGTATTAGGTATGTATGggaaattaaatcaatataacCTACGTCAGGCACTAGtttcatgaaatttatataactatcgatttaaaaatgttcagTTTTACATATTTGCGTCTTAAACCGTTTAGTGAAgatcttttatttctatctCGTACAGATTCATTTCCCAATAAAATCTACAGGAACGTTCAACTTTTAATACCAAAAAGTTGAACGTTCCTGTAGAATTTTAACCAAACGGTGTTGATACTTggctaataaatataaattgtatttatttttatcattaattcATATCATGGAAAAACCAGACATAACATTGCAATCAATTTTAGCACCAATATAGTTACATGAACATGAACATCGCTTTTAAAAtctgttttacatttttattaaaataatttatttaagtaactaactaactacttatctaatatattttatcttcaaataactatataattattatattatgaatatttaatttctgtTTTAGAAAATGTGGAAATTATTCATAGTCGCGGTTAGTCTGTTAAACATATACGGAGAATGTAGGTACGgaataaattatcaaaatcaagACTTGTCCAATGAAATCTCAACTCGGCGTCCCCATCACAGGGAACACAAGGTTGGGCCCCCAGACCACACCAAACTAGTTGCTATGGCTAGATACGTGCTTCATAATTGcggtatgtattatttattctgaatgataatgaattatgtagttacaaaaTACAATGACTACtgttatagcctatagcttataatttataagtaacatTCGTAAACGTGCTGAAATACCAATGTTAGGTATTACTATAAACTTATAAAGTATGATTACCTATGGAAATAGAGAGCAAGATAATTTTTGCATTATTTTAGGTACGTGGGATCATTAGGTCCCATATAAACCgggttatttttataagaggAACGTCAACTGTAACGGGACTTTTACAGATTGGGCTTCGATTGCAACTATATCCGTGCTACCAGCGATAGAAGGTTTCCCCTTCTCTAATGTTAAATCTGTGGTCGATGGTTCACTCGCCAATTCCACTGGAGTCCCCTATTTCTATATGTCACCTCTGGACTTCACAGCTCGTGATTTAGCGGTAAGTTGATTCGAATTTTGAAATCATTGGAATGCATTTCTTATCTATTATTCTATTGTCTTCACCATGCCCATGCCCTAAGCCATGCCCTTGTTAAAATAAGACGTCTATACAACGTTTATCTTGTAGTTTACTTTGAAGTCCTGTCTGTTCTTCTTGTTGATATAGTTACCGAATTTTTAGTAAGCTTTGTcaccgaaaaaaaaaaacaaatccaCGTTTACaaaggtacctacttaactaTATCTGTTTACTGGCGTGCGTTATCAAAAATACTTTAGCATATTTACATAGCAATGATAAACGTAATGTTCAATACATATTACGTATACAAAACATAacgacgataaaatgttaagtGTTACCTATTAATATTACCATTGGTCAGGAATTACAGTTTATTACTTGCATAAAACAAAGCTTTActgagatatatttttttcttcaactCGACGATATAAGTTAATTTTTGCATCTGTCTTTATTCTATACCTACTACggtgttattaaattaaatcgaaTAAACCGCTATTTgcgtaaatttttaattgcaattaattgaattaaaaaataaaaattctggCATCATAAAAACATGCTTTGGGTGTCCTTTTTCCGTATTCGGAGGAAAAATATTACTTCCACATGTACTTATTTCCTGTTAGCAATTATAGGTATAAGACCTGTAATTGCTTCAAACACAATGATTATTcctaaagaataaataaaatagttgtaCAAGAAATATGaagttcaaaataatttttttacagaaaaacACGCGCGCAACTATTTTGGTGTCTTTGGAAGAAACAAGATTTTGTGAGAACCAAAAATACGACCCGGAAGATCCGAGATGCACTCGTCTTATGCTGTCGGGAAAAATGAAAAAGGTATCATTTTGTTATGtattcatttttcaatatatttgcTATCATATGTAATCAAATACAAACGAAATTTACATTTGAAATAACTGATTTTTGTCAGCCAAAATCTTGggcattaaaaaaattaaattgtattttaggtatctacctatatattttgttattatcaaACGTTGCAACTAAAGATTGTCTCCTAAAGTAGAAAATATGCTAACATTGTTAAGTGTGTTAAAAAATCAGACTGGCTTCATCATTAAGAAATCAAAGCAAACAAGCAAGCTGTatcttattaatattcatgatattatgtattgcTAATTTACAGTTCAAGGTAAAGTAGGTAACATACGttaaagtacaaaaaatagaCAAATGTATTTGCAAGATTTTTTGCTAATTGAATAACTCAATCACTGATTTTTTTGCCTCCTTTTTGGGATAGTATTCgcagacaaataaaaagataatcaAATATTAGCAATATATCTTAGAGAATACAGTTTTAGTACATAGTTTTATATATCTAAGACTGAATATTTGtgttataataaagttattgtaATCAACAGGTCAAAGAAGGCACATCAGAGTTTAATTTCGCGAAGGCCGCTTTGTTTGAAAGACATCCTGCGATGGCGACATGGCCAACCGGTTCGTATTTAtttggatatattttattcactgGATAATGGATGATAAATATACGGATTCTATAAGTATCCTGATACGGGAGGTATTAAACTGtaatcatgaaaataatatggtTTAGATACGACATTTATCCACATAATATGAATGTATATGATATTGGCAGACCTAAAAATGTAAGTCTGCGAAAATAATAATCCTTTAAGCTATTTTAAGAATGGGtgatagtttttaaataacatagaTAAAGAAATGACCAGAAAACGAACGTGACATGATTAATGGACCTAGCTTCGATAAGATCGGGTCAAGGTGTGAAGACTGAAGATAACATTTTTGCAAAATGTTTTAACTACGTgattgattaaataataatataacctgAGATATAATCTAACCTGAAATATATTGTAGATATGtttagtaataactaataaataaataaaaaataattgaccaAGAATTTAAAAGTATCAACATAATGTGAATCGACTACAATCAGCTCCTTTTGAGAGtttaaataagaatttttttgcaataaattgCCATGTTTACTGTGCTTAAATACACAGTAAACATATAAAGCAATACAAGGATAcaactgataataattatgataatacaaTGGTTATTGAATGTTCAGACATGACATATTAATAAGTTCATCgtctattattaataattcaacATTCGCCGATTTTCATCGTAGGTATATAATCCGAaacacatacatatatatatgagcaggattaaataattttaagtctagagttcataatataacatgAATTTCATGCTTCAAAAGGCAGCTGTGAGAAAGTTATCTTATCTCCCCAGTCCCCAGTGTATATGCGGAAGGCTGGTTCAGgctatttaaaacaaaccaGTTAATCGTGTAACAAGGACTTTGCTTTTTTGCAGACAAGTTCCGTTGAGAACGTTATAAATTATGCAATAGTCAATACATGTACCGTGTGCATTAgtcataatatgtttatacatattagCATATCTAATGATAGTTTGGAATTCGGATCCTCCAAAAATTGCAAATGGGATCGAGAAATACGTACCTAGTTAAAGGATAtacatatgtatgtatagtaAATTTTTTATCAGGGTTTTTAACACGTGTCCTCAGTAAATGGAATGTTCGAGCGCATTTACGCAATGATCTAAATTCTAAAGTGGAGAGTAGGTGAACTTACTTGAAccatctagattctagaacGATTAAAGGGGTTGTTGAAtgaaatgtaggtatatgttaGAAGAGTAGAATATCAcctttacttaattttaattatcacgTTATTTTTCAGATCACGACTGGTTCATCACCAAAATGAAGATTGCTCAAATAGCAATGGTGGATTGGTTCGGCGGCGCTAAATACGTATCAGTTAGAGATTATCTCGCATATAACTATACAGGAACTGAAATGCTTGATAATTTCAACCACAGAAGACTTAATTAGATACTAAAagtatatactaatattatgtatatgatacatacaaataaacaacGGGGTTGTAGcgaagatatattttttactaattttatattatgaaacaataaaattggtAATCTGTTTAATATGTCTTTATTTTACCCTTTAGATAATACAACCcatttcttaataatattattttttaaaagtaaaaactataataaacaaaattcataagATATCGATATTTTATCATGTTCTTGTAACTAcctagtaaataaaacaatctcTTTATTCAGTTTGCATCATGTTTGcattaacaattataataataactgttGATTCTTGCCGGTGATAGGAGAAGAGGCGGCTTTGGAATAAGGGTGATTAGGTATACCAAATTTATAAGGCAAATTTTTGTTAAGATATCtcacaaaaatgaaaatttttctaTCATCTCTTTCTTTATCTCTTCTACTTGCTATCCGATTAAATCTTATATAACATTATCGTTCTATGTACTATTGtctattattacattacttTAGACGGTGAGCCAATATATCGAATAGGTAGTTTGGTAAAGGCggcaaaaattaaatgagtgaCCGCCAAGGAGACAACGCAATAAGAACACGGATAAAATCCGGGCCTTAGAGTTATAGAGTTAATTGCAGATAgagacatttttaaaaactatgcATATTTAAACATCTTCGATACATGATACAGGGTAGgtaataattttagaaattgTAGTCGTTATAAGATCGCGTTAACTTTGAGTTCTTTAACTTTATTAACTGGGATTTTTTTGGTAATAttcattcatataaattattatagagcATAATATCAGTTTcctatatttaataacttcagtaaaaaaaaattcttctgCCTACTTCACTTAGTTACATTACAAGAAACATGTTTGATATAatgtatgttttgtttataaataaaatcataaatatatttttcatacaatattaatttaattacataagtATCAAAATGTTAAAAGGTTTTGTGTAGGTACACTTAACAACATTTTagacaaataaacaaatttaaatttagtgcaaaatattacttataaaaaaggaATCAATCACAACCTTTTTTtgagtaataattattgtaatctaTGCTttcttaaacaaaaaatatttgaaattaacaACCACAACAAAAACGTCCGAATACAGTTATTCGCCATACTTGCCACATTGGAAGATGATTATTCGTCCTATCTTTCAACAAAAATATGGACCTATTAACAAATTCTATAATTAGATCCAAAGCGCACTTATTGGTAGattaatagttaatatacAAGACTTAAAAGCTACCTATACGTACGTAGTTAAACGAAACATTTCAATTTGACGAgtaataggtatatgtattataattaattataaccaGTGCCGTCTTTACCATAGGGGCACAGGGGGCCAGTGCCCAGGGCCCCCCATCGTCAGGGGGCCCCCCTGGAGGAGATATAGGACTGACAATTTTTCTCacataaatctcaaaatattttattaaaaagcaattCAGCTTTTTAATGCCAGAACGTTAGatcattttcagatttattcgaatcaaaacatctatgttattacatggAATAATTCGAGTGATTCGAACCAGGGCCGTCTTAGACTATGCCGGGGCCCTTGGGCACACAAGAATTGGGGGCCcctttgaaatataaagaaatcaaaCAAGGTACGCAAATTTTTTCCCAcaattatatatgtttttgccctaaattgaaacttaaagaagtaataagaaaacttaaagaaaatttctatgtaaaatttttgctccatttttttatacattttacaaaaaagttacttatgaccaatcttgtattataatatggtcttttgaggaaactttttttccttatttttttttatataattcatttgaaacgctGCTGCTGTAATGGCGCTCCAAAGttgactttaattaaatttaattaagaaatattttaagaattactttttcaaattacctttctctttgaatttatattttaggttttatggcagtcaaatgctttataaataaaatataaattcaacaaaaaaggtcgtgttccatcgttacaatattgtattcactgaaaagtgcttcatattggttgagatggttgttaaatcatctcaatagatggcgtgcggtgtgtcccttaagacacataaaactgaaggaatagaataaattcggtTGCTccggcgggtcacgagtggctgagttggtcaagcatccgccccggaatggcgcgaaggatgcgggttcgagtcccgcctcgtgatcgaattttttctattttttataaatttataactttctctttttcaaatttatctttttaatttgcatcTGGATTTTTTCTTTCGTAGCCGTTTCatattgatcaaaattattgcgtgcgttattaacataatttattcaaagccTAGGCAAATGGCAAAAGTCAAAACGCTTGTCATCTATTCGTATAGAAATGGTCCGGTGTGAACAGAGTTCACTAAATTCTAGGACCTTCAAaactacaaaatttcatatccagcagaaaattagtaaaattgttcaaaGGAATAaggattactaaaaataaaattcaaaattaactgTCATTCCGGTAcgtgaattaaaaaacatattccaggttataaataaataaaaaaataggtgatTTCGCGATTTATACTGAAacgataagttttatcataaaatcatttaggtGTGAAGTGATTTAAGAAACGTGTGCATATTATAAGGATGGGATGAGT encodes:
- the LOC123695080 gene encoding protein CREG1, whose protein sequence is MWKLFIVAVSLLNIYGECRYGINYQNQDLSNEISTRRPHHREHKVGPPDHTKLVAMARYVLHNCDWASIATISVLPAIEGFPFSNVKSVVDGSLANSTGVPYFYMSPLDFTARDLAKNTRATILVSLEETRFCENQKYDPEDPRCTRLMLSGKMKKVKEGTSEFNFAKAALFERHPAMATWPTDHDWFITKMKIAQIAMVDWFGGAKYVSVRDYLAYNYTGTEMLDNFNHRRLN